Genomic DNA from Modestobacter versicolor:
TGCAGGGCCGGGTGGGCAGCGTCAACGTCGTCGGCGTCTACGGCGGCCTGGTCGTCGGGTCGGGCATCGGCGGGGTGCTGGCCCAGCACAGCGGGGTGACGGCGCCGTTCTGGTTCGCCTTCGCCGGCTCGGCGGTGTTCGTCGTGCTCATCTGGCGGTCGCTGCGGCACATCGCGCACGCCGACGAGCAGCCGGTGGCCGCCTGACCCTTGCCGACGGCGGAGGGATCGCGGGACGCTGCCGCATGGCCTACGACCAGGAGCTCGCCGACCGGCTGCGCGCCGCCCTCTCCACCGAGCCGGGCGTGACGGAGAAGGCGATGTTCGGCGGGCTGGCGTTCCTGGTCGGCGGTTCGATGGCGGTGGCCGTGAGCGGCAAGGGCGGGCTGATGGTGCGCTGCGACCGGGGCGCGACCGAGGAGCTGGTCGCCGCCGACGGGGTCGAGCGGATGGTCATGCGCGGCCGGGAGATGGACGGCTGGCTGCGGGTCTCCGCCGACGTCGTGGACGACGAGGACGCGCTGCGCCGCTGGGTCGCGATCGGCCGCGACGTCGCCCGGAGCCTCCCCGCCCGCTGATCGGCCGCCTGCTTCCCGCGTTGCACGCTCTCCGTCCGCATCGCACGTGCTGCTGCACGGGCAACGCGCACGGGGAGCGTGCACTGCACGCCCCG
This window encodes:
- a CDS encoding TfoX/Sxy family protein codes for the protein MAYDQELADRLRAALSTEPGVTEKAMFGGLAFLVGGSMAVAVSGKGGLMVRCDRGATEELVAADGVERMVMRGREMDGWLRVSADVVDDEDALRRWVAIGRDVARSLPAR